A region from the Phycodurus eques isolate BA_2022a chromosome 12, UOR_Pequ_1.1, whole genome shotgun sequence genome encodes:
- the il17d gene encoding interleukin-17D has product MRPQCSHLNRRSGDTGKLVMPAGLRVFLLAAAALLLLADGAAAVAGRVRKVARPRSCLDLPEEILEQMFGRLSVGVLSAFHHALQLEPRDGVNLSCPSAAAARSSSAESKSRLPVNLLSVSPWAYRISYDPSRYPRHIPEAYCLCKGCLTGPQRQESQQYRSTPVYAPSVVLRRSGSCVGGRHSYSEVYVSIAVGCTCVPLLDKDRALQNTTRTLDSWRTAKSKAARSWG; this is encoded by the exons ATGAGACCGCAATGTTCGCACTTGAATCGTCGGAGTGGAGACACCGGAAAGCTCGTCATGCCCGCCGGGCTCCGCGTCTTCCTCCTGGCGGCGGCCGCGCTGCTGCTCCTGGCCGACGGTGCCGCCGCTGTGGCCGGCCGCGTGAGAAAGGTGGCCCGGCCCCGCTCGTGTCTGGACCTTCCCGAGGAGATCCTGGAGCAGATGTTCGGGCGCCTCTCGGTCGGCGTGCTGAGCGCCTTCCACCACGCCCTGCAGCTGGAGCCCCGAGACGGCGTCAACCTGAGCTGCCCCAGCGCCGCCGCCGCGCGCTCATCGTCGGCGGAGAGCAAGAGTAGACTCCCGGTCAACCTGCTCAGCGTCTCCCCCTGGGCCTACAG GATCTCGTACGACCCGAGCAGATACCCTCGTCACATCCCTGAGGCGTACTGCCTGTGTAAAGGCTGCCTGACCGGACCTCAGCGGCAGGAGAGCCAGCAGTATCGCAGCACTCCTGTCTACGCTCCTTCCGTGGTCCTCAGGAGGTCCGGTTCTTGCGTCGGGGGCCGTCACTCGTATTCGGAGGTCTACGTGTCTATCGCAGTGGGCTGCACCTGTGTGCCCCTGTTGGACAAGGACCGGGCGCTCCAGAACACCACCCGGACTCTGGACTCTTGGAGGACGGCAAAGTCCAAAGCTGCACGTTCATGGGGATAA